A single region of the Winslowiella toletana genome encodes:
- the phnD gene encoding phosphonate ABC transporter substrate-binding protein has product MILTGAAITFGAVAAGTPKELNLGILGGQNATQQIGDNQCVKQFFDQELGVDTKLRNSSDYSGVIQGLLGGKIDLVLSMSPSSYASVYIKDPQAVDVVGIAVDDTDKSRGYHSLMVVKADSPYQKLEDLKGKAIGFADPDSTSGFLIPNQAFKQQFGGNVDNKYNNTFASITFSGGHEQDVLGVLNGQFAGAVTWASMIGDHNSGYTSGAFTRMIRMDHPDLMKQIRIIWQSPLIPNGPILVSNKLPPEFKQKVVAAIKKLDSDNHSCFIKAMGGQQHIGPASVKDYQQIIDMKRELTKGDR; this is encoded by the coding sequence ATGATTCTGACCGGCGCAGCAATAACTTTTGGCGCGGTCGCAGCCGGGACACCAAAGGAATTAAATCTCGGTATTTTGGGCGGTCAGAACGCCACCCAACAAATCGGTGACAATCAGTGTGTGAAACAGTTTTTTGATCAAGAGCTGGGTGTTGATACTAAGCTGCGTAACTCGTCAGATTACTCTGGGGTAATCCAGGGGCTGCTGGGCGGTAAAATTGACCTGGTGTTAAGCATGTCGCCGTCCTCCTACGCTTCGGTGTATATCAAAGATCCGCAGGCGGTAGATGTGGTGGGTATCGCGGTAGATGATACCGATAAATCACGCGGCTACCACTCGCTGATGGTGGTAAAAGCGGACAGTCCCTACCAGAAACTGGAAGACCTGAAAGGGAAAGCGATTGGATTTGCTGACCCGGATTCCACCTCCGGCTTCCTGATTCCCAATCAGGCTTTTAAGCAGCAGTTTGGCGGCAACGTTGATAACAAATACAACAACACCTTTGCCAGCATTACTTTCTCCGGTGGCCACGAGCAGGATGTGCTTGGCGTGCTGAATGGCCAGTTTGCTGGCGCAGTCACCTGGGCATCAATGATCGGTGACCACAACAGCGGTTACACGTCGGGTGCTTTCACCCGCATGATCCGCATGGACCATCCGGATCTGATGAAGCAGATTCGTATCATCTGGCAATCGCCGTTAATCCCCAATGGCCCGATTCTGGTCAGCAATAAACTCCCGCCAGAGTTTAAGCAGAAAGTGGTAGCGGCAATTAAAAAGCTGGATAGCGATAACCACAGCTGCTTTATCAAAGCGATGGGCGGCCAGCAGCATATCGGCCCGGCCAGCGTGAAGGATTACCAGCAGATCATCGATATGAAGCGTGAACTGACCAAGGGCGACCGCTAA
- the phnE gene encoding phosphonate ABC transporter, permease protein PhnE, with product MNNDFERYYQQIKGRQKRDTLLWSLLLVALYLAAGQVAEFNLHTVWISLPHFFDYLLETVPVLHWSLLFADGRTEGSLAYWGYRLPIQLPLIWETLQLALAATLLSVMVATLLAFFAAGNTQSPPALRLAIRTVVAFLRTMPELAWAVMFVMAFGIGAIPGFLALALHSIGSLTKLFYEAIETASDKPVRGLAASGASKLQRMRFAYWPQVKPIFLSYSFMRMEVNFRQSTILGLVGAGGIGQELMTNIKLDRYDQVSITLLLIIIVVSLLDTFSGRLRRWVVEGKAA from the coding sequence ATGAATAACGATTTCGAACGCTATTATCAGCAGATAAAAGGGCGACAAAAACGCGATACGCTGCTGTGGTCGCTGCTACTGGTGGCGCTGTATCTGGCGGCGGGTCAAGTTGCTGAATTCAATCTGCATACCGTCTGGATTTCACTGCCGCATTTCTTTGATTATCTGCTGGAAACGGTGCCGGTGCTGCACTGGTCGCTGCTGTTTGCTGATGGGCGCACCGAGGGTTCACTGGCTTACTGGGGGTATCGTTTGCCTATTCAGCTACCGCTGATTTGGGAAACGCTGCAACTGGCGCTGGCGGCGACGCTGCTGTCGGTGATGGTGGCGACGCTGCTGGCCTTTTTCGCCGCCGGTAATACCCAAAGCCCACCGGCGCTGCGGCTGGCGATTCGTACCGTGGTTGCCTTTCTGCGCACCATGCCGGAGCTGGCGTGGGCAGTGATGTTTGTTATGGCCTTTGGCATTGGCGCTATTCCGGGGTTTCTGGCGCTGGCGCTGCACTCCATCGGTAGCCTGACCAAGCTGTTTTACGAAGCGATAGAAACCGCCTCGGATAAGCCAGTACGCGGGCTGGCGGCCAGTGGCGCGAGTAAACTGCAACGAATGCGCTTTGCCTACTGGCCGCAGGTGAAGCCGATTTTCCTCTCTTACAGCTTTATGCGCATGGAGGTGAATTTCCGTCAGTCGACCATTTTAGGTCTGGTTGGCGCAGGCGGTATCGGCCAGGAATTGATGACTAATATTAAGCTCGATCGTTACGACCAGGTCAGCATCACGCTGCTGCTGATTATCATCGTGGTGTCGTTGCTGGATACTTTTTCCGGCCGGTTACGCCGCTGGGTTGTCGAGGGCAAAGCAGCATGA
- the phnC gene encoding phosphonate ABC transporter ATP-binding protein encodes MAQARLRSAPEPEVKLQAVRQQKVLAVRGLSKSYSAQQRVLDNINFDLHAGELVAVIGRSGAGKSTLLHVLNGTLPASEGQIINYRDDQQQDIARLSSRQMRQWRAECGMIFQDFCLVPRLDVLTNVLLGRLSQISTLKSFFKIFPDEDRARAIALLQWLNMLPQALQRAENLSGGQMQRVAICRALMQNPKILLADEPVASLDPKNTRRIMDVLRQVSDNGISVMVNLHSVELVTEYCTRAIGIAQGRIVFDGHPSQLNESLLHTLYGDEISQLN; translated from the coding sequence ATGGCACAGGCACGATTAAGATCCGCACCCGAACCTGAAGTTAAACTGCAGGCAGTGCGGCAGCAAAAGGTTCTGGCGGTACGCGGATTAAGCAAGTCTTACTCGGCACAGCAGCGGGTACTGGATAACATTAATTTCGACCTGCACGCCGGAGAACTGGTGGCGGTGATTGGTCGTTCAGGTGCTGGAAAATCTACGCTGCTGCATGTGCTGAATGGCACGCTGCCTGCCAGCGAAGGGCAGATTATAAATTACCGTGATGACCAGCAGCAGGATATTGCCAGGTTGAGCAGCCGCCAGATGCGCCAGTGGCGCGCGGAATGTGGCATGATTTTTCAGGATTTCTGTCTGGTGCCGCGCCTTGATGTGCTGACTAACGTGCTGCTGGGACGTCTCAGCCAGATCTCAACGCTAAAATCCTTCTTCAAAATTTTTCCCGACGAAGACCGTGCGCGCGCTATCGCCCTGTTGCAGTGGCTGAATATGCTGCCGCAGGCGCTACAGCGTGCTGAAAATCTCTCAGGCGGTCAGATGCAGCGCGTGGCCATCTGCCGCGCACTGATGCAAAACCCAAAAATCTTACTCGCCGATGAGCCTGTAGCCTCGCTCGATCCGAAAAATACCCGGCGCATTATGGATGTGCTGCGCCAGGTGAGTGATAACGGCATCAGCGTGATGGTCAATCTGCACTCTGTCGAGCTGGTAACCGAGTATTGCACGCGGGCAATCGGCATTGCACAGGGCCGCATCGTATTTGACGGTCATCCTTCGCAGCTTAACGAATCCCTTCTCCATACGCTGTATGGCGATGAAATAAGTCAACTTAACTAA
- the phnE gene encoding phosphonate ABC transporter, permease protein PhnE: MIILQNALTAQQIKQQHPALFSIQRRYLQRLLLLAVAVLLFYLFFFQMFGIPWTQWVNGCQQIGRYFLRMFVWHNFASWPFAYYFSQIGITLAIVFAGTLTATLLALPLSFLAARNVMSSRGLRPIALAMRRLLDILRGIDMAIWGLIFVRAVGMGPLAGVLAIVMQDIGLLGKLYAEGHETVERSPGRGLNAVGANSLQKHRYGIFTQSFPTLLALSLYQIESNTRSAAVLGFVGAGGIGLVYAENMRLWNWDVVMFITLILVVIVMIMDAVSARLRRRYITGKAVPLYQP; encoded by the coding sequence ATGATCATCCTGCAAAATGCGTTAACTGCGCAACAAATTAAGCAGCAGCATCCGGCGTTATTCAGTATTCAGCGCCGCTATCTGCAGCGCCTGCTGCTGCTGGCTGTCGCGGTACTGTTGTTTTATCTGTTTTTCTTTCAGATGTTCGGTATCCCCTGGACGCAGTGGGTTAACGGCTGCCAGCAAATAGGCCGCTACTTTCTGCGCATGTTTGTCTGGCATAATTTTGCCAGTTGGCCTTTCGCTTACTACTTCTCTCAAATAGGCATTACGCTGGCAATCGTATTTGCCGGTACCCTAACCGCCACTTTACTGGCGCTGCCGCTCTCCTTTTTAGCCGCGCGCAACGTGATGAGCAGCCGTGGATTGCGCCCGATAGCGCTGGCGATGCGGCGTTTACTGGATATTTTGCGCGGCATTGATATGGCGATTTGGGGGCTAATCTTTGTGCGTGCGGTGGGGATGGGGCCGCTGGCTGGCGTGCTGGCAATAGTGATGCAGGATATTGGCCTGCTGGGCAAACTCTACGCGGAAGGTCATGAAACGGTAGAGCGTTCGCCGGGGCGTGGGCTGAATGCGGTAGGGGCCAACAGTTTACAAAAACATCGCTATGGCATCTTTACTCAGTCTTTTCCCACTTTACTGGCACTCAGCCTGTATCAGATTGAGTCCAATACCCGTTCGGCGGCAGTATTAGGCTTTGTCGGTGCCGGAGGGATCGGCCTGGTCTATGCGGAAAATATGCGCTTATGGAACTGGGATGTGGTGATGTTTATCACCCTGATTTTGGTGGTTATTGTAATGATTATGGATGCGGTTTCAGCCCGCCTGCGCCGTCGCTATATTACCGGTAAAGCGGTGCCGCTGTATCAGCCTTAA
- the phnP gene encoding phosphonate metabolism protein PhnP → MQLTFLGTGGAQQVPVFGCQCEICQRARQQPQYRRAPCSAMIRSGEETTLLDAGSDLYQRFGAGDIRRILLTHYHMDHVQGLFPLRWGVGAPIPVYGPPDELGCDDLFKHPGILQFQSPLTAFKTVSFGALSVTPLPLIHSKITLGYLLQDQQTTMAWLCDTIDIPPETDAFLRRQTLDHLILDCSYPPCDAPQNHNDLQLALKLHHQLKPRQSWLTHLSHQVDSWLQHHPLPAGVAAAYDGLVLGG, encoded by the coding sequence ATGCAGCTGACCTTTTTAGGCACCGGCGGCGCGCAGCAGGTGCCGGTATTTGGTTGTCAGTGTGAGATCTGCCAGCGCGCCAGGCAGCAACCGCAGTATCGCCGCGCCCCTTGTAGCGCGATGATTCGCAGCGGCGAAGAAACCACTCTGCTTGATGCCGGTAGCGATCTTTACCAGCGATTTGGCGCGGGCGATATCCGCCGTATTTTGCTGACTCATTACCATATGGACCATGTGCAGGGATTGTTTCCACTGCGCTGGGGCGTCGGTGCGCCAATTCCGGTGTATGGCCCGCCGGATGAGTTGGGCTGCGACGACCTGTTTAAACATCCCGGTATTTTACAGTTTCAGTCACCGCTGACGGCGTTCAAAACCGTCAGTTTTGGTGCGCTGAGTGTCACGCCATTGCCGTTAATTCACTCAAAAATCACCTTGGGTTATTTGCTGCAAGACCAGCAAACGACCATGGCCTGGCTGTGCGATACCATTGATATTCCGCCGGAAACTGATGCTTTTCTCCGACGACAAACCCTCGATCATTTGATACTGGATTGCAGTTATCCCCCGTGCGATGCACCGCAAAATCACAACGATCTGCAACTGGCGTTAAAGCTGCATCATCAGCTAAAGCCCCGGCAAAGCTGGCTGACACATCTCAGTCATCAGGTTGATAGCTGGCTGCAACATCATCCGTTACCTGCCGGAGTAGCCGCGGCGTATGACGGACTGGTTCTGGGCGGCTGA